One Opisthocomus hoazin isolate bOpiHoa1 chromosome 25, bOpiHoa1.hap1, whole genome shotgun sequence DNA window includes the following coding sequences:
- the LOC142364106 gene encoding lysozyme C-like has protein sequence MRNSMLFFGFLLAFLGLAVPGTEGEIISRCELVKILREHGFEGFEGTTIADWICLVQHESDYNTKAYNNNGPSRDYGIFQINSKYWCNDGKTSGAVDGCHISCSELMTNDLEDDIKCAKKIARDAHGLTPWYGWKNHCEGRDLSSYVKGC, from the exons ATGAGAAACTCAATGCTCTTCTTCGGCTTTCTTCTGGCCTTCCTCGGCCTGGCTGTGCCAGGCACTGAGGGAGAAATCATCTCCCGATGTGAGTTGGTGAAGATCCTGCGTGAGCATGGCTTTGAGGGCTTCGAGGGCACAACCATAGCTGACT GGATCTGCCTGGTGCAACACGAGAGCGATTACAACACCAAAGCGTATAACAACAATGGTCCAAGCAGGGACTACGGGATCTTTCAGATCAACAGCAAGTACTGGTGTAATGATGGCAAGACCAGTGGAGCCGTCGACGGCTGCCACATCAGTTGCTCAG AGCTTATGACAAATGATCTTGAGGATGATATTAAGTGTGCCAAGAAGATTGCTAGAGATGCTCACGGCCTCACTCCCTG GTACGGCTGGAAAAACCATTGCGAGGGCAGAGACCTGAGTTCCTACGTCAAGGGCTGCTAA